GAAGTGCAATTGCCCAGCAGTCTGCAGCGAACCGGCTTGGAAGTTCGTACCATGACAGCGGAGGCATGAGGTGTTGCTCATGCGTTGGATTTTAATGGCCGACTGGGCGGACTGCTACGCGGCTGGGTGGCATGTCGTTGCGAAGCATCAGCATACTGTGACGGCGATTGACCTCGACCGAGGGTTCAGCATGCTCCTGCCTGAGGGGCAAGAGCATGACGCCCGATGCGAGCCTCTTGCGGCTGCGCCGCCCGGGTAGGCTGGACGCCAACCCGGGCTACCCATTTGGTCGTGGGATGGGATGATTGGGGCTGCCTGCCGTGAGTTGCCGGCGTGCGCTTTCGCCTGATTTCTGCCTCGTGATTCTTGCTGCAATGGCATCGCCTGCTGAATCGCCGGATGGGGAAGAACGGTCGCAGCCGGCTACGGGGCCGAGCGAGCCGCAGATTCTGCATTTTGGGCTGCGGCAGTGGTTTTACTTTATCTCGGGCGTGGCGATCCTTTGCGCGCTGCTCGCTCGGTTGGAGACAGTCGGGGCGCTGCTCGTGCTGAGCATCGTTGGCCTGGTGGCGGCTCATGTTGTGGGGACGTTTCTGGGGACGCGGCTGCGGGATACTTCGGCGGAAGTGGCTCGGTGGAAGGCTCGGCCGGGGTCGCCCGACGTCGATACGCCGGTGGCCTTGCGGCAGCCGGTTTCGCTCAGCGAATTGCAGTTGCCCGAGACGACGACACTGGCGGGGCAGGGGAGAGGCGTGTGGAGAACGCGATTGGCGGTCGCGATTGGGGCGCTAGTCGGTCTAGTGTGCGGAGCAGCGGCGATTGGGCGGTTCGCGGGGCCCGATGTGACGGCGGCGGGCGTGGCGCTGGGGGCGGTGAGCTGTGGCGTGATCGGGGCGTGGATGGCGCTGCTGGCCAGCAACTTTTGGGCCATTGCGCGCGAGGCGTGGCGGCATGCTCGGCGAGATGACTAGGAAGTAGCAGCGGGATCGCTCAGTGAGTCTCCACATCTGCACTGGCAGGATGCCAGTGGCGCCCCGCGAGAGAACGGCGCAACTCGCTATTGTCTACTTAGCCCCGGGCTTCGCCCGGGTGTTGCCGATCGCGCGACGATGCTTATCGGGATGGTTAGCGACCCCCGGGCGGAGCCCGGGGCTAGGATCAGGCGTCGATCGCTTCTCAATGCGTCGCGTCTAGCGGCCGCTCGCTTGCAGCAATCGCCGTAGTAGCACCGGTTCAACGCGGCCGCGGAAGCGAATCTTGCCGTCGATCTCGACGACGGGGACGCAGGTGTTGAACTGCTCGCACAGTGCTGCGTCAGCGTCGACGTCGACCATTCGCGGCGTTAATCCGTGCGCTCTGACGAGCGCTTCGGCGTCTTCGCACAGGTGACATCCATTACGAGTATAGATCAC
This sequence is a window from Lacipirellula parvula. Protein-coding genes within it:
- a CDS encoding glutaredoxin family protein yields the protein MNVVIYTRNGCHLCEDAEALVRAHGLTPRMVDVDADAALCEQFNTCVPVVEIDGKIRFRGRVEPVLLRRLLQASGR